A genomic window from Luteolibacter sp. LG18 includes:
- a CDS encoding beta-galactosidase has protein sequence MSTTLFQRLMPAAIAAGMFASTLHAAPAEAKHTFSIGDEAFLLDGKPYVIRTGEMHFARVPKEYWRHRLQLLKSMGMNAVCAYLFWNYHEFEPGKYNWSGQADAAEFCRMAQEEGLWVVLRPGPYVCAEWDGGGLPWWLLKNDKIQLRTRDADFMKASTAWFKEVGRVLGPLQVTKGGPILMAQVENEYGSYGKDAEYIGELKKALADAGFNIPFFACNPAGDLRNGARPDLFNVVNFGRDPEGAFKKLREIQPKGPLMCGEYYPGWFDTWGSPHHKGETDRYIKELESMLKAKASFSLYMAHGGTTFGMWPGTDRPFKPDTNSYDYDAPIGEAGWTGDKFNRTRELMGRYLQPGEQLTNPPAPIPVAAIPSFKLTQTAPVFANLPEPVADCDVHCMEYYDQGHGCTVYRSDLPAGPAATLKVGQVHDFAWVFVDGKKVGFMDRRTRNYSVKLPAREKPGRLDILVEAMGHVNFGKEVHDRKGLYDGVQLVGADGKETALPGSWLVYPLRLDDAQLGGLKWQTGPAEGPAFWKGTFTVEKQADTFLDLSTWGKGVIWINGHCLSRFWNIGPTQTAFLPGAWLKKGANEVVMLDLLGPTQPVLAGLEKPVLDQLRPELDFANQATAYGKLALDGVKPAFSGSFAPGGDVQLVKLPAPATGKQFCIESLSAHDGKQFAAIAELDLVDPAGNSISHQSWTIGYADSEEKKAEDGSATNAIDGQSANFWHTQWKDAQPAHPHRLVIDLGASATIGGFRYTPRQGSGNEGGRIKDYRIYIGDALVK, from the coding sequence ATGTCGACCACCCTCTTCCAACGCCTGATGCCCGCCGCCATCGCCGCCGGGATGTTCGCTTCCACCCTCCACGCCGCCCCGGCCGAGGCCAAGCACACGTTTTCGATCGGGGACGAGGCTTTCCTGCTGGACGGGAAGCCCTACGTCATCCGCACCGGCGAGATGCACTTCGCCCGCGTGCCGAAGGAATACTGGCGGCACCGCCTCCAACTCCTGAAATCGATGGGCATGAACGCGGTCTGCGCTTACCTATTCTGGAACTACCACGAGTTCGAGCCGGGCAAGTATAACTGGTCCGGCCAGGCCGATGCCGCGGAGTTCTGCCGCATGGCCCAGGAGGAGGGCCTGTGGGTCGTCCTGCGACCCGGCCCTTACGTCTGCGCGGAGTGGGATGGCGGCGGCCTGCCGTGGTGGCTGCTGAAGAATGACAAGATCCAGCTCCGCACCCGCGATGCCGATTTCATGAAAGCCTCCACTGCCTGGTTCAAGGAGGTCGGGCGGGTGCTCGGACCGCTCCAGGTGACAAAGGGCGGCCCGATCCTGATGGCCCAGGTGGAGAACGAATACGGCTCCTACGGCAAGGACGCCGAGTACATCGGCGAGCTGAAGAAAGCCCTCGCCGACGCCGGCTTCAACATCCCTTTCTTCGCCTGCAATCCCGCCGGCGACCTCCGCAACGGTGCGCGCCCGGATCTTTTCAACGTGGTCAACTTCGGCCGCGATCCGGAAGGCGCGTTCAAGAAGCTCCGCGAGATCCAGCCGAAGGGTCCGCTGATGTGCGGCGAGTACTACCCCGGTTGGTTCGATACCTGGGGCAGCCCGCACCACAAGGGCGAGACCGACCGCTACATCAAGGAGCTGGAAAGCATGCTCAAGGCGAAGGCCTCCTTCAGCCTCTACATGGCGCACGGCGGCACCACCTTCGGCATGTGGCCGGGCACCGATCGCCCGTTCAAGCCGGACACCAACAGCTACGACTACGATGCCCCGATCGGCGAGGCCGGCTGGACCGGTGACAAGTTCAACCGCACCCGCGAGCTGATGGGCCGCTACCTCCAGCCCGGCGAACAGCTCACCAACCCGCCCGCACCGATCCCCGTCGCCGCGATCCCGTCCTTCAAGCTCACCCAGACCGCCCCGGTCTTCGCCAACCTTCCGGAGCCGGTGGCCGATTGTGACGTGCACTGCATGGAGTACTACGACCAGGGCCACGGCTGCACCGTCTACCGTTCCGATCTCCCCGCCGGCCCCGCCGCCACGTTGAAGGTCGGCCAGGTCCACGACTTCGCCTGGGTGTTCGTGGATGGCAAGAAGGTCGGCTTCATGGACCGCCGCACCCGCAACTACTCGGTGAAGCTCCCGGCCCGCGAGAAGCCCGGCCGCCTCGACATCCTGGTGGAGGCCATGGGCCACGTGAATTTCGGCAAGGAAGTGCACGACCGGAAGGGCCTCTACGATGGCGTCCAACTCGTCGGCGCGGATGGCAAGGAAACCGCCCTCCCCGGCTCATGGCTGGTCTATCCGCTGCGCCTCGATGACGCCCAGCTCGGCGGCCTGAAATGGCAGACCGGCCCGGCGGAAGGCCCGGCCTTCTGGAAGGGCACCTTCACCGTGGAGAAACAGGCGGACACCTTCCTGGACCTCAGCACCTGGGGCAAGGGCGTGATCTGGATCAACGGCCACTGCCTGTCCCGCTTCTGGAACATCGGGCCCACCCAGACCGCCTTCCTGCCCGGCGCGTGGCTGAAGAAGGGTGCGAACGAGGTGGTCATGCTCGACCTGCTCGGACCGACCCAGCCGGTGCTCGCCGGTCTGGAGAAGCCGGTGCTCGATCAACTCCGTCCCGAGCTCGACTTCGCCAACCAGGCGACCGCCTACGGCAAGCTCGCGCTCGATGGCGTGAAGCCCGCGTTCTCCGGCAGCTTCGCCCCCGGCGGCGATGTCCAGCTCGTGAAACTCCCCGCTCCCGCCACGGGCAAGCAGTTCTGCATCGAGAGCCTCAGCGCCCACGATGGCAAGCAGTTCGCCGCCATCGCCGAGCTCGACCTCGTCGATCCCGCGGGCAACTCAATCTCCCACCAATCGTGGACCATCGGCTATGCCGACAGCGAGGAGAAGAAGGCCGAGGACGGCTCCGCTACCAACGCCATCGACGGCCAGTCCGCGAACTTCTGGCACACCCAGTGGAAGGACGCGCAGCCCGCGCACCCGCACCGCCTGGTAATCGACCTCGGAGCCTCCGCCACCATCGGCGGCTTCCGCTACACCCCGCGCCAGGGTTCCGGCAACGAAGGCGGCCGCATCAAGGACTACCGCATCTACATCGGCGACGCCCTGGTGAAGTGA
- a CDS encoding alpha-ketoglutarate-dependent dioxygenase AlkB — translation MDLFAPDPADNLLPRDGIARYHGPVFPAAEADRFFHELRDTVPWRHDEVVMFGKRVVTARLVAWFGGEGLAYTYSGTTKQPLPWTPALLELKARVEPLAGASFNSCLLNLYPSGQEGMGWHSDDESSIARDSPIASLSFGAERRFVFKHKRDGDKVERVLEHGSLLVMAGSTQRHWLHALPKAARITTPRINLTFRVMQPQDSLL, via the coding sequence ATGGACCTCTTCGCCCCCGATCCCGCGGACAACCTGCTGCCGCGCGATGGCATCGCCCGCTACCATGGCCCCGTCTTCCCCGCCGCGGAGGCGGACCGCTTTTTCCACGAGCTCCGGGACACCGTGCCGTGGCGGCACGACGAAGTGGTGATGTTCGGGAAACGCGTCGTCACCGCGCGACTGGTGGCGTGGTTCGGCGGAGAAGGCCTCGCCTACACCTACTCCGGCACCACCAAGCAACCGCTGCCATGGACGCCCGCCCTGCTGGAGTTGAAGGCCCGCGTGGAACCGCTGGCGGGAGCCTCCTTCAACTCCTGCCTGCTGAACCTTTATCCCAGCGGCCAGGAAGGCATGGGCTGGCATAGCGATGACGAGTCCTCGATCGCGCGGGACAGCCCGATCGCCTCGCTGAGTTTCGGCGCGGAGCGGCGGTTCGTCTTCAAGCACAAGCGGGACGGCGACAAGGTGGAGCGGGTCTTGGAACACGGCAGCCTGCTGGTGATGGCGGGCAGCACCCAGCGCCACTGGCTCCATGCCCTGCCGAAAGCCGCCAGGATCACCACCCCGCGGATCAACCTGACTTTCCGCGTGATGCAGCCGCAGGATTCACTTCTTTGA